From bacterium, one genomic window encodes:
- a CDS encoding TspO/MBR family protein, producing MDKKSVLKLTGSILICQSAGIIGSFATGEKALTWYNSLNRPEFSPPNWLFAPVWIILYLLMGISLFMVLKTENCSGKKHALIIFGIQLFLNALWPPVFFGLKSLMGGFFVIVLLLVFVFITFYKFYKISKVASYLLIPYIFWVSFASGLNLSVWLLNS from the coding sequence ATGGATAAAAAAAGTGTTTTGAAATTAACCGGATCAATCTTAATTTGTCAAAGTGCAGGTATAATCGGCAGTTTTGCGACAGGAGAAAAAGCTTTAACGTGGTATAATTCTCTGAACAGACCCGAGTTTAGTCCTCCAAATTGGCTTTTTGCACCTGTATGGATAATTTTATATTTATTAATGGGCATATCATTGTTTATGGTTTTAAAAACGGAAAATTGTTCCGGGAAAAAGCACGCTTTAATAATATTTGGTATACAGCTTTTCTTAAATGCCTTATGGCCTCCGGTATTTTTTGGACTCAAATCTCTTATGGGCGGATTTTTTGTTATAGTTTTGCTTTTGGTCTTTGTATTTATAACTTTTTATAAATTTTATAAAATAAGTAAAGTAGCAAGTTATTTATTGATTCCTTATATATTCTGGGTCAGCTTTGCGTCAGGTTTAAACTTGTCGGTATGGCTGTTAAATTCTTAG
- a CDS encoding 3'-5' exonuclease, producing MNLENQDIKIVLDIETTGLDYKREKIIEFAAVKLVNNVITEEFETLVNPKQEIRSSSISIHHITPEMVEDAPTIEEVMPKILDFIQDYPIVGHNVIFDYSFINRACEDLYGNTVKNHRIDTYQMYKEVFPDDPSHGLESLMNRFNIDFPLRHRAMADAKGLAYVYPHLKIFYDKKRNWQLSQLNNIEYLMERYLRVQHTIQMLQAEMADIKSIFKVHFEENGKEIRAVSGETLVSYSRPSYSYDSEKIKDIVDAAGLHERSFKLNSGFIEKLINDNGLDPEMRKQLMSCRTHISESKSVSVQKPEKTSVNSVEV from the coding sequence ATGAATTTAGAAAATCAGGATATTAAGATAGTACTGGACATAGAAACAACAGGTCTGGATTATAAAAGAGAAAAAATAATCGAATTTGCTGCGGTAAAACTCGTAAACAATGTGATTACTGAAGAATTCGAAACACTGGTTAACCCAAAACAAGAAATCAGGTCATCAAGCATAAGCATTCACCATATAACACCGGAAATGGTGGAAGATGCACCGACAATTGAAGAAGTAATGCCTAAAATACTGGATTTTATTCAGGATTATCCTATTGTCGGACATAATGTAATATTTGATTACAGTTTCATAAACAGAGCATGCGAAGACCTTTACGGAAATACCGTAAAAAACCACAGAATTGACACTTATCAAATGTACAAAGAAGTTTTTCCAGATGACCCGTCGCATGGTCTTGAATCATTAATGAACAGATTTAATATTGATTTCCCTCTAAGACACAGAGCGATGGCAGACGCAAAAGGATTAGCTTATGTTTATCCTCATTTAAAGATTTTTTATGACAAAAAAAGAAACTGGCAGTTATCGCAATTAAACAATATTGAATATCTTATGGAAAGATATCTGAGGGTTCAACATACTATTCAAATGCTTCAGGCAGAAATGGCCGATATTAAATCCATCTTTAAGGTTCATTTTGAAGAAAACGGCAAAGAAATCAGAGCTGTATCAGGCGAAACTCTTGTAAGTTATTCAAGACCTTCTTATAGCTACGATTCGGAAAAAATAAAAGATATCGTAGATGCTGCAGGACTTCATGAAAGATCATTTAAATTAAACAGCGGTTTTATAGAAAAACTTATAAACGATAACGGACTCGACCCTGAAATGCGTAAACAATTAATGTCATGCCGCACGCATATAAGTGAATCCAAATCCGTCTCCGTCCAAAAACCCGAAAAAACTTCCGTTAATTCAGTAGAAGTTTAA
- a CDS encoding U32 family peptidase, with protein MKPIELLAPAKNLESGIAAIKCGADAVYIAAEKFGARISAGNSLEDIEHLIVFAHKYRAKVYITINTLLKDSEIRQAYELIHKLYQIGADAIIIQDMGLLELDLPPIPLFASTQANNTTPEKIEFLEKIGFQRVILARELSLEQIKKIRKKTGVDLEFFIHGALCVCYSGQCQMSYAIGGRSANRGNCAQPCRKKYSLVDSKNKIISQDKHLLSLKDLNLSVYLENLINAGISSLKIEGRLKDISYIKNIVSYYRQNLDLVLDKNSLVKSSIGKSIISFSPNPNKTFNRGYSEYFLNERSGKISSVNTPKSMGEEIGKIDFVGKDYFTISKNIKLNNADGICFFDKNLELKGTIINKVIENKIFPDDIKEIQPNTFIYRNLDHEFLKTLKNSKIERKIGVNLYLSQENEDLIFVAIDEEGAKAQISLKNNFDTAQNKEKALETLEKQLLKLGETDFYADSIEINLKEAYFIPVKEINEIRRQLINKLEEERSELHQQQKIKIEKNNFPYPDKKLDYFGNVLNKHAEVFYKRHCVEEIQSAAESGLDMTGKKVMTTKYCLKHQFNICPKVNLQSDHSEPLYLIDENKHEYELKFNCAKCEMEIYF; from the coding sequence ATGAAACCAATAGAACTTCTTGCACCTGCAAAAAATCTTGAGTCAGGAATTGCCGCCATAAAATGCGGGGCAGATGCTGTTTATATCGCAGCTGAAAAATTCGGAGCAAGAATATCCGCAGGTAATTCTCTTGAAGATATTGAACATCTCATTGTTTTTGCGCATAAATATCGTGCAAAAGTTTATATAACAATTAATACACTCCTAAAAGACAGCGAAATCCGACAGGCTTATGAATTAATTCATAAACTTTACCAAATAGGAGCTGATGCAATAATAATTCAAGATATGGGTTTGCTTGAGCTTGATTTGCCTCCTATTCCATTATTTGCAAGCACTCAGGCAAATAACACAACTCCTGAAAAAATAGAATTTCTTGAAAAAATCGGGTTTCAACGAGTGATTTTAGCCAGAGAGCTTTCTTTGGAACAAATTAAAAAAATCAGAAAAAAAACAGGAGTTGATCTTGAATTTTTTATTCATGGCGCGCTTTGTGTTTGTTACAGCGGTCAATGTCAGATGAGCTACGCAATTGGCGGAAGAAGTGCAAACAGGGGAAATTGCGCACAGCCGTGCAGAAAAAAATATTCTTTAGTTGATTCCAAAAATAAAATTATTTCACAGGATAAGCATTTGCTCTCTTTAAAAGACTTAAACCTTTCTGTTTATCTTGAAAATCTTATAAATGCAGGGATTTCTTCTCTCAAAATTGAAGGAAGGCTCAAAGATATAAGTTATATTAAAAACATAGTCAGCTATTACAGACAAAATCTTGATCTTGTTCTTGATAAAAACTCTCTTGTAAAAAGTTCTATCGGAAAAAGTATAATAAGCTTTTCGCCTAATCCGAATAAAACTTTTAACAGAGGGTATTCAGAGTATTTTCTTAATGAAAGATCTGGAAAAATTTCTTCTGTAAACACACCTAAATCAATGGGAGAAGAAATTGGAAAAATTGATTTTGTAGGAAAAGATTATTTTACTATTTCCAAAAACATAAAACTGAATAATGCCGACGGGATTTGCTTTTTTGACAAAAATCTTGAGCTTAAGGGAACAATAATAAATAAAGTTATTGAAAATAAAATTTTCCCCGATGACATAAAAGAGATTCAGCCCAACACTTTTATTTACAGAAACCTTGATCATGAATTTTTGAAAACTCTTAAAAATTCAAAAATAGAAAGAAAAATAGGTGTAAATCTTTATTTATCTCAAGAAAATGAGGATTTGATTTTTGTAGCAATAGATGAAGAAGGTGCAAAGGCTCAAATCAGCCTGAAAAATAATTTTGATACAGCACAAAACAAAGAAAAAGCCTTAGAAACACTGGAAAAACAACTGTTAAAATTAGGGGAAACAGATTTTTACGCTGATTCTATTGAAATAAATCTTAAAGAAGCTTATTTTATACCTGTAAAAGAAATTAACGAAATACGAAGGCAGCTCATAAATAAGCTGGAAGAAGAAAGAAGTGAGTTACATCAGCAGCAAAAAATTAAAATAGAAAAAAATAACTTTCCGTATCCCGATAAAAAGCTTGATTACTTCGGAAATGTTTTGAATAAACACGCAGAAGTGTTTTATAAGAGGCATTGTGTTGAAGAAATTCAGTCTGCTGCTGAATCAGGATTGGACATGACGGGTAAAAAAGTTATGACAACAAAATATTGCCTTAAGCATCAATTTAATATTTGCCCAAAAGTTAATTTACAGTCAGATCATTCAGAGCCGCTTTATCTTATTGATGAAAATAAGCATGAATATGAGCTTAAATTTAACTGTGCAAAATGCGAAATGGAAATTTATTTCTGA
- the nuoE gene encoding NADH-quinone oxidoreductase subunit NuoE encodes MSNCTNCNCNSQSSKNLPEDLKKIFEKFTKKRENVIPLLQDVQEKYGYLSKENLIFISEYLNVPTSNVYGIATFYNQFRLVPLGLHIIRVCRGTACHVKGSDKILEKIESELNIKAGETTEDGLFSLETVACVGACSIAPVITIDEEFYGRLQQKDVTSLINTYRKSK; translated from the coding sequence ATGTCGAATTGCACAAATTGTAACTGCAACAGCCAGAGCAGTAAAAATTTACCTGAAGACCTTAAAAAAATCTTTGAAAAATTTACAAAAAAAAGAGAAAATGTGATCCCTTTACTTCAGGATGTTCAGGAGAAATATGGCTATCTTAGCAAGGAAAACCTTATATTCATATCTGAATACCTAAATGTACCGACCAGTAATGTTTACGGCATAGCAACATTTTATAACCAGTTCAGATTAGTGCCGTTAGGGCTTCATATAATAAGAGTATGCAGAGGGACTGCCTGTCACGTAAAAGGCTCTGATAAAATTCTTGAAAAAATCGAGTCAGAATTAAATATTAAAGCCGGTGAAACTACTGAGGACGGACTTTTCTCTCTTGAGACTGTAGCATGTGTCGGAGCTTGCTCAATTGCACCTGTTATTACAATTGATGAAGAATTTTACGGCAGATTACAGCAAAAAGATGTTACTTCGTTAATTAATACATACAGAAAATCAAAATAA
- the nuoF gene encoding NADH-quinone oxidoreductase subunit NuoF: protein MSNKTKIYVGMGTCGLAAGAKSVFEAILTTIKNLNIEAEIIPTGCVGYCKREIIVDIAKPDYPKLSYGDVTSADVEGLLKSVLVDNINNHKLIIGKYPTEKAIDKDDLNEVPSINELPFFKKQRRLVLKNCGHINPESLQDYLDFEGYEGLKKAFAAGPLGVIDEVKKSGLRGRGGGGFPTGMKWEFGNKSHPKDPDNQKKYMICNADEGDPGAFMDRSVLEGDPFALLEGMTIAAYAIGASYGYIYVRAEYPLAIERLENAIKLAKENNLLGDNILGSGYNLEIKIKKGAGAFVCGEETALIGSIEGRRGMPNPRPPFPTESGAFGCPTVINNVETLANVPGVLRHGGEWFASVGTDSSKGTKVFALTGKINNAGLVEVPMGISLREIIYEIGNGIIDNKNYKSVQIGGPSGGCIPEEHLDIKIDYESLKTVGAMMGSGGLVVMDEGTCMVDVAKYFVEFCTKESCGKCTPCREGTMRMFEFLEKITTKDIDKQEKIDAIKHLQHLAGVIRDTSLCGLGQTAPNPVLSTLRYFKNEYDAHIYDEKCPSGHCKSLINYEINESKCIGCSICKTKCPTGAIVGERKSPHKIQTAVCIKCDQCVQLCPVKAIAAK from the coding sequence ATGAGCAATAAAACTAAAATTTATGTTGGGATGGGGACTTGCGGACTTGCAGCAGGAGCCAAATCTGTTTTTGAAGCTATTTTAACCACAATTAAAAACTTAAATATTGAAGCTGAAATAATTCCCACAGGATGCGTCGGATATTGCAAAAGAGAAATCATTGTAGACATAGCAAAACCTGATTATCCTAAGTTATCATACGGAGATGTTACCTCAGCAGATGTTGAAGGTTTATTGAAATCTGTCCTTGTTGATAATATTAATAATCACAAATTAATTATCGGGAAATATCCTACAGAAAAAGCTATAGACAAAGATGATCTTAATGAAGTTCCTTCAATAAATGAATTACCGTTTTTCAAAAAACAAAGAAGACTAGTGTTAAAAAATTGCGGGCATATTAATCCCGAGTCATTGCAGGATTACCTTGATTTCGAAGGATATGAAGGATTAAAAAAAGCTTTTGCCGCAGGGCCTTTAGGAGTAATTGACGAAGTTAAAAAATCAGGTTTGAGGGGACGAGGCGGCGGCGGATTCCCTACAGGAATGAAATGGGAATTCGGAAACAAAAGCCACCCTAAAGATCCTGACAACCAGAAAAAATACATGATATGCAACGCTGATGAAGGAGATCCGGGCGCATTTATGGACAGAAGCGTTCTTGAAGGCGATCCGTTTGCCCTTCTGGAAGGTATGACTATAGCTGCTTACGCTATTGGAGCAAGTTACGGATATATTTATGTCAGGGCAGAATATCCTTTAGCGATTGAAAGACTTGAAAATGCCATAAAACTGGCTAAAGAAAATAATTTGCTTGGAGACAATATTCTTGGCAGCGGATATAACCTTGAAATAAAAATTAAAAAAGGCGCAGGCGCTTTTGTATGCGGTGAAGAAACAGCATTAATAGGTTCTATAGAAGGAAGAAGAGGGATGCCCAATCCTCGCCCTCCATTCCCTACAGAAAGCGGAGCTTTTGGCTGTCCTACAGTAATTAACAACGTGGAAACACTTGCAAATGTTCCCGGTGTTTTAAGACACGGCGGTGAATGGTTTGCAAGCGTCGGCACTGACTCTTCAAAAGGCACAAAGGTTTTTGCTTTAACAGGAAAAATCAATAATGCAGGACTTGTTGAAGTACCGATGGGAATTTCTCTCAGAGAAATAATTTACGAAATCGGCAACGGAATTATTGACAATAAAAATTACAAATCAGTACAAATAGGCGGTCCTTCAGGCGGTTGTATCCCTGAAGAGCATCTGGACATAAAAATCGATTATGAGTCATTGAAAACAGTAGGCGCAATGATGGGTTCAGGCGGTCTTGTAGTTATGGACGAAGGAACATGTATGGTTGACGTGGCAAAATATTTCGTGGAATTCTGCACAAAGGAATCCTGCGGAAAATGTACCCCTTGCCGCGAAGGCACTATGAGAATGTTTGAATTTTTGGAAAAAATTACTACCAAAGATATAGATAAACAGGAAAAAATAGACGCCATTAAACATTTACAACATCTTGCAGGTGTTATCAGGGATACCTCGCTTTGCGGATTGGGTCAAACTGCTCCAAACCCTGTACTTAGCACATTAAGATACTTCAAAAACGAATATGACGCGCATATTTATGATGAAAAATGTCCTTCAGGACACTGCAAAAGCCTTATTAATTATGAAATTAACGAAAGCAAGTGCATCGGATGCAGTATTTGTAAAACAAAATGCCCGACAGGCGCAATTGTGGGAGAAAGAAAATCTCCACATAAAATTCAAACCGCAGTCTGTATAAAATGTGATCAATGCGTACAGCTTTGTCCTGTCAAAGCAATAGCAGCGAAATAA
- a CDS encoding NADH-dependent [FeFe] hydrogenase, group A6 — protein METLNVNIEQKVTININGDDIKVSKGTTILDAANQAGINIPTLCHLKKCTPTGACRICVVEIEGARNLVASCTNPVAEGMKIQTHSNRVIDARKTIIELMIANHPQDCLKCDRSGFCSLQNLSEEYGISEIPYQGRKRHNPIDLSSPSIVRDADKCILCGKCVKVCEQIQTVNAIEFTKRGFESIVAPSFNCALGESTCINCGQCIMVCPTGALTEKCAIEDVRAALKDPTKVVIAQPAPAIRVTIGEAMGMEAGAISTGKMVTALKKLGFNKVFDTDFAADLTIMEEGSELVHRITNNGVLPMMTSCSPGWIKFIEHFYPSLIPNLSTCKSPHQMLGAVIKSYWAKKAGVDPKDIYVVSIMPCTAKKFEAQRPELQNDNLRDVDAVLTTRELAKLLKTSGINFSKLEESEFDNPLGLASGAGDIFAASGGVMEAALRSAYFLITGEELENIDFTAVRGLDGVKEATINIKGLDVKIAVASSLGQARILMDKIQSGEADYHFIEIMTCAGGCIAGGGQPLNTDIERIKARLQSVYAIDAKKELRKSHKNTDIQKLYEEFLGKPLGEASHKLLHTHYNQREKF, from the coding sequence ATGGAAACATTAAACGTAAATATAGAACAAAAAGTTACTATAAATATTAACGGAGATGATATAAAAGTATCAAAAGGGACTACAATTCTTGATGCTGCTAATCAAGCAGGAATAAATATTCCGACATTATGTCATTTAAAAAAATGCACACCTACAGGTGCTTGCAGAATTTGTGTTGTAGAAATCGAAGGTGCGAGAAATCTCGTAGCATCCTGTACAAACCCTGTTGCAGAAGGAATGAAAATACAGACCCACTCTAACAGAGTAATCGATGCTCGAAAAACAATTATTGAATTAATGATTGCCAATCATCCGCAAGACTGCTTAAAATGCGACAGAAGCGGTTTCTGCTCGCTCCAAAATCTTTCCGAAGAATATGGGATTTCTGAAATACCTTATCAAGGAAGAAAAAGACATAATCCGATTGATTTATCATCACCTTCAATTGTAAGAGATGCCGATAAATGCATTCTTTGCGGAAAATGCGTAAAAGTTTGCGAACAAATTCAAACCGTAAATGCGATTGAATTCACAAAAAGAGGTTTTGAAAGCATTGTAGCTCCTTCTTTTAACTGCGCTCTCGGCGAATCCACCTGCATAAACTGCGGACAATGTATTATGGTTTGTCCAACAGGCGCTTTAACCGAAAAATGTGCAATCGAAGATGTTAGAGCCGCGCTAAAAGATCCTACAAAAGTTGTTATCGCCCAACCTGCTCCTGCTATAAGAGTTACTATCGGTGAAGCAATGGGAATGGAAGCAGGCGCAATTTCTACGGGAAAAATGGTAACAGCACTTAAAAAACTCGGATTTAATAAGGTTTTTGATACAGACTTTGCCGCAGATTTAACAATTATGGAAGAAGGAAGCGAACTTGTTCACAGAATAACAAATAACGGTGTTCTTCCAATGATGACCTCCTGTTCACCTGGGTGGATAAAGTTTATTGAACATTTTTATCCGTCATTAATTCCGAACCTGTCAACATGCAAATCTCCTCATCAGATGCTTGGAGCGGTAATTAAGAGTTATTGGGCTAAAAAAGCAGGAGTTGACCCAAAAGACATCTATGTTGTTTCAATAATGCCTTGTACTGCTAAAAAATTCGAAGCACAAAGACCGGAGCTTCAAAACGACAATTTAAGAGATGTTGATGCGGTTCTTACCACAAGAGAACTGGCAAAATTACTTAAAACAAGCGGCATTAACTTTAGCAAACTTGAAGAATCAGAATTTGACAACCCGCTTGGCTTAGCTTCAGGTGCAGGTGATATATTTGCAGCTTCAGGCGGCGTAATGGAAGCTGCTTTAAGATCAGCATACTTTCTAATTACCGGTGAAGAACTTGAAAATATTGACTTTACAGCAGTTAGAGGCTTAGATGGTGTTAAAGAAGCTACGATTAACATAAAAGGACTTGATGTTAAAATTGCTGTAGCCAGTTCATTAGGTCAGGCAAGAATATTAATGGACAAAATACAATCAGGCGAAGCTGATTATCACTTTATAGAAATTATGACCTGTGCAGGCGGATGTATTGCAGGCGGAGGTCAGCCGTTAAATACAGACATCGAAAGAATTAAAGCCAGATTACAAAGTGTGTACGCAATTGATGCAAAAAAAGAACTAAGGAAATCTCACAAAAATACAGATATTCAAAAACTTTACGAAGAATTTTTAGGAAAACCTCTTGGAGAGGCTTCCCATAAATTACTTCATACCCACTATAATCAAAGAGAAAAATTCTAA
- a CDS encoding HAD hydrolase family protein — translation MKKSACNIEKYKELNKSYKIIAFDWDGTAVHTRNDDVSELIESLEKLLNNGVYIVVITGTNFENIDKQFSSHIKGLCKKNLFICTNRGSEVFGFDQNSQPVILFRLNINAEKNKLLDKITEKTKHDIETKYNIQLEIIYDRLNRRKLDLIPEWENPLKSEIDNLIVETEKKLKTVGLKEGIKGAFSLMENNARLLGLKNARITSDVKHIELGVSDKTDSIKWILENLANPNKISDKDILIIGDEFGSIAGFEGSDYKMVINSRKDITYFSVGKEPNGLPSLIKHIGGGPECFFKIIEYQSKSV, via the coding sequence ATGAAAAAATCTGCATGTAACATAGAAAAATATAAAGAATTGAACAAAAGCTACAAAATAATTGCTTTTGACTGGGATGGAACAGCAGTTCATACCAGAAATGACGATGTTTCCGAACTTATAGAATCACTTGAAAAACTTCTGAATAACGGAGTGTATATAGTTGTTATAACAGGTACGAACTTTGAGAATATAGACAAGCAGTTTTCTTCGCACATAAAAGGACTTTGCAAAAAAAATCTGTTTATCTGCACTAATAGAGGCTCGGAAGTTTTTGGTTTTGATCAAAATTCTCAGCCTGTTATACTTTTTCGTCTTAATATAAATGCCGAAAAAAATAAACTGCTTGATAAAATTACTGAAAAAACAAAACATGATATTGAAACAAAATATAATATACAGCTGGAAATAATTTATGATCGATTAAATCGCAGAAAACTGGATCTTATTCCCGAATGGGAAAATCCTTTAAAATCAGAAATTGACAACTTAATAGTTGAAACTGAAAAGAAATTAAAAACCGTAGGCTTAAAAGAAGGAATAAAAGGCGCATTTAGCTTAATGGAAAATAATGCAAGACTTTTGGGACTCAAAAATGCACGAATAACAAGCGATGTTAAGCATATAGAATTAGGAGTGTCAGATAAAACAGATTCGATAAAATGGATTTTAGAAAATTTGGCAAATCCAAACAAGATTTCTGATAAAGATATTTTAATTATCGGTGACGAATTTGGTTCAATAGCCGGTTTTGAGGGAAGTGACTATAAAATGGTAATTAATAGTCGCAAAGACATTACATATTTTTCGGTAGGAAAAGAACCAAACGGTCTTCCCTCACTGATAAAGCACATAGGCGGCGGCCCTGAATGTTTTTTTAAAATTATAGAATATCAATCAAAAAGTGTTTAA